The following coding sequences lie in one Alicyclobacillus curvatus genomic window:
- a CDS encoding helix-turn-helix transcriptional regulator, with product MGLHKCRWGGGIVSKRIGRIRVKSLAFTRARVLKGLSQRDLAEAVDYSVGYVSQVERGISHPSPQAAQQFCRALDKPFDALFYLDNVYKSEHARTEVLSDGEEETVSKHG from the coding sequence ATGGGGTTACACAAATGTAGATGGGGAGGCGGTATCGTGTCGAAACGGATCGGGCGCATTCGGGTGAAATCGCTTGCATTTACACGTGCTCGTGTCTTGAAAGGATTGTCTCAACGAGATCTCGCCGAAGCCGTGGATTACAGTGTCGGATATGTCAGTCAAGTGGAACGAGGCATCAGTCATCCGAGTCCACAAGCAGCCCAACAGTTTTGTCGTGCGTTGGACAAGCCGTTTGACGCTCTTTTTTATCTCGATAATGTTTACAAAAGTGAACATGCGAGAACGGAGGTGTTGAGTGATGGAGAAGAAGAAACCGTATCCAAACACGGATGA
- a CDS encoding IS4 family transposase: MKCTRFRNNARNSEKDFTRERKVGFVALVLLIFNMVRKSSQLEIDEFREHFMPESAQATTYTKQSFSKARQKIRPEAFVTLNEVYIRTFYADHDYKTHKGFRVFAMDGSVLEIPNTAQTQGHYGYVTNKMGNFKLARALSSHLYDVENRLAVSTTMGRYDTNERVLARANIEKMLTLIPETSPYETLVLFDRGYPSIEFIHYLMQRRVHFVMRVSSWFCKEIIQAQTKDEIVQLRITKERAKELRKQGTPVPEGTVLPIRVVKVPLSTGETELLITDLSEDRVGYAEMGDLYFKRWGIETHFKELKHQFEIENFSGETLTAIEQDFYATALLSNMASVIEQDALEEVQAQKSRRKYDVYNINHNILVGKLKNKLVEIVLEDDDKKRSAMYRRLIHELTRNIVPVIKGRTYPRKTRPGANKYAKNKRRPL, from the coding sequence TTGAAATGCACCAGGTTCAGGAACAATGCAAGGAATAGTGAGAAAGACTTCACTAGGGAACGCAAGGTCGGGTTTGTCGCGCTTGTGCTCCTCATCTTCAACATGGTTCGCAAATCGTCCCAGTTGGAGATTGACGAGTTTCGCGAACACTTCATGCCGGAATCCGCCCAAGCAACCACGTACACGAAGCAATCCTTCTCCAAGGCAAGACAGAAGATTCGACCCGAGGCTTTTGTCACGCTCAATGAGGTGTATATTCGCACATTCTATGCGGATCATGACTACAAAACACACAAGGGGTTTCGTGTATTTGCTATGGACGGGTCTGTACTGGAGATTCCAAACACCGCGCAAACGCAAGGTCATTACGGCTATGTCACCAATAAGATGGGCAACTTCAAGTTGGCTAGAGCACTCTCTTCTCACTTGTACGATGTAGAGAACAGACTCGCCGTATCCACAACCATGGGCCGCTATGACACCAATGAACGAGTGCTGGCCAGGGCCAACATCGAAAAGATGCTCACCCTCATTCCGGAAACCTCTCCGTATGAGACCTTGGTTTTGTTTGACCGGGGCTACCCATCCATAGAGTTTATCCACTACCTCATGCAACGACGGGTTCATTTCGTCATGCGTGTTTCTTCGTGGTTTTGCAAGGAGATTATACAGGCACAGACGAAGGATGAAATCGTTCAACTGCGGATCACCAAAGAACGAGCCAAGGAGCTACGCAAGCAAGGAACTCCCGTCCCAGAGGGAACGGTTCTCCCCATCCGCGTCGTGAAAGTCCCTTTATCTACGGGGGAAACGGAACTACTCATCACGGATCTTTCCGAGGACAGGGTCGGTTACGCAGAAATGGGCGACCTCTACTTTAAACGATGGGGAATTGAGACTCACTTCAAGGAGCTAAAGCACCAGTTTGAAATCGAAAACTTCTCCGGGGAAACCCTGACCGCCATTGAACAGGACTTTTATGCAACTGCCTTACTCAGTAACATGGCCTCTGTCATTGAGCAGGACGCACTTGAGGAAGTACAAGCCCAGAAGTCACGTCGTAAGTATGACGTATATAACATCAATCACAACATTCTCGTCGGGAAGTTGAAAAACAAACTGGTCGAAATCGTCCTTGAAGATGACGACAAGAAGCGCTCGGCTATGTACAGGCGACTGATCCACGAATTAACGCGTAACATCGTGCCTGTGATCAAGGGTCGAACCTATCCGCGGAAAACACGACCCGGCGCGAATAAGTATGCGAAGAACAAGCGCCGCCCCTTGTAA
- a CDS encoding DUF4338 domain-containing protein encodes MDVPFWIGDREFSEDDIELIQTTVAQFRQLSRKELAWTLCENLPWKAPNGRLRVDACLKLLAHFERTGLLSPTPVRRNAAKGNRGKEMAGTPAETILTASLGGVSPVSVDPVSPSELGDWNVTMQAYHPLGYCRPIGAHQRYWIRAQIQEERVVVGCLLFGAAAKSLRIRDHWIGWSPEQRTRYRTRIVNNNRFLILPQVHVPHLASHALALAARRLRSDWQTRYGYEPVLLETFVEQKYLGTCYRAANWVHVGQTSGRGRQDAHHEYGTSVKNLWMYPLIRDWREQLTALLPHSVIPD; translated from the coding sequence ATCGACGTGCCTTTTTGGATTGGCGACCGTGAATTTTCCGAAGACGACATAGAGCTCATTCAAACCACTGTCGCTCAGTTTCGGCAGTTAAGCCGGAAAGAACTCGCGTGGACTCTATGCGAGAATCTCCCCTGGAAAGCGCCCAATGGTCGACTGAGGGTCGATGCGTGTCTAAAGTTACTCGCACATTTCGAACGGACTGGACTGCTTTCTCCAACCCCCGTGCGCAGGAACGCTGCGAAAGGGAATCGAGGGAAAGAAATGGCCGGAACACCAGCCGAAACGATTCTAACCGCTTCCCTTGGAGGAGTCTCCCCAGTCAGTGTCGACCCGGTATCTCCGTCAGAATTGGGAGACTGGAATGTCACCATGCAGGCGTACCATCCTCTAGGGTATTGCCGCCCTATCGGTGCCCATCAACGATATTGGATTCGGGCTCAAATCCAAGAAGAACGAGTGGTAGTTGGCTGTTTGTTGTTTGGTGCGGCCGCCAAATCGCTAAGAATTCGAGACCATTGGATTGGTTGGAGCCCAGAGCAGCGAACTCGCTATCGGACGCGGATTGTGAATAATAATCGCTTTCTCATTTTGCCTCAGGTTCACGTGCCCCACTTAGCAAGCCATGCCCTGGCCTTAGCAGCTCGACGGCTTCGATCGGACTGGCAGACCCGTTACGGCTATGAACCTGTCCTCCTGGAAACTTTCGTTGAACAGAAATACTTAGGGACATGCTACCGAGCAGCAAATTGGGTCCATGTCGGCCAAACCTCAGGAAGAGGGCGTCAGGACGCCCATCACGAGTATGGCACATCGGTGAAAAACCTCTGGATGTACCCTTTAATTAGAGATTGGCGAGAACAACTCACCGCACTGTTGCCTCACTCTGTAATCCCTGATTAG
- a CDS encoding BlaI/MecI/CopY family transcriptional regulator translates to MEIIWENGDVTVQQVLDELNQEHRDYAYTTIMTVMSRLANKGLLHRETSGRFYTYKPIFDPDELMTHFSSKAVEEVLKDFGELAIAQFVDTVGSNPDYLKKLKLFIDRLDQGTEP, encoded by the coding sequence ATGGAGATCATTTGGGAAAATGGAGATGTAACGGTACAACAGGTTTTGGATGAACTGAATCAAGAGCATCGAGATTACGCTTATACAACAATTATGACCGTGATGAGTCGTTTGGCCAATAAAGGGCTGTTGCATCGTGAAACTTCGGGGCGATTTTATACCTATAAACCTATCTTTGACCCTGATGAACTCATGACACATTTTTCCTCCAAGGCTGTAGAGGAGGTCCTTAAAGACTTCGGTGAACTCGCCATCGCGCAGTTCGTGGATACGGTCGGGAGTAATCCGGATTATTTGAAAAAGCTCAAACTGTTCATCGATCGACTTGACCAAGGTACGGAACCATGA
- a CDS encoding M56 family metallopeptidase: MSHGRFWGLSVLLLMGTSTLMLFLGRMAYIARHTRRWIAPIKENVNEVEHPVIREFQARRKIGVDVIHSDQILACTYGLVKPRILITMGQISLLRRDELLAILEHEYRHCRNRDPLRVLFAYSVRWALFFIPMIKVWTERFFLEKEIEADQAAITNVGLRPLAVSLYKSLTIVQNDGSLPLALSLNELVSHRIDFLMQGTIRRNPISVSTLVVSLVSILILVVVLILCFM, encoded by the coding sequence TTGAGTCATGGACGCTTTTGGGGACTGAGTGTTCTCTTGCTCATGGGTACCAGTACCCTGATGTTGTTCCTCGGAAGAATGGCTTATATCGCTCGACATACGAGACGGTGGATCGCGCCTATAAAAGAAAATGTGAACGAAGTCGAGCACCCGGTCATTCGGGAGTTTCAAGCTCGACGGAAAATTGGCGTAGACGTGATTCATTCCGACCAGATTCTAGCTTGCACCTATGGCCTGGTAAAACCAAGAATTTTGATCACAATGGGACAGATTTCACTTCTTCGTAGAGATGAACTTCTGGCCATTCTTGAGCACGAATATCGTCATTGTCGAAACAGGGATCCCTTAAGAGTGCTTTTCGCCTACAGTGTTCGTTGGGCTTTGTTTTTCATTCCAATGATCAAAGTCTGGACGGAGCGTTTTTTCCTTGAGAAAGAGATTGAGGCAGACCAAGCCGCAATTACAAATGTAGGCCTTCGACCCCTAGCTGTCAGTTTGTATAAGTCACTGACCATCGTCCAAAATGATGGCTCCTTACCGTTGGCTTTGAGCCTTAATGAACTCGTGAGCCATCGTATCGATTTTCTCATGCAAGGTACCATACGCAGGAACCCAATTTCAGTTTCTACGCTGGTTGTCTCGCTGGTCAGTATCCTGATCCTGGTTGTGGTCTTGATATTGTGTTTCATGTAA
- a CDS encoding multicopper oxidase family protein, producing MTRREFLAALAGFALIGIGGYPFIRRWLLASREELSLPAKPTVPWNGQTRSFQFDIRSGEVNLGNGTRFTGYLINNQFPGPEIHVTEGDRVQVTVKNGLDKPLTVHWHGVNAPNPMDGVPGITQDPILPGQQFTYDFVASPSGTRWYHSHVYELDEIPNGLFGPLIIHSTSTEPYPSDREQTLIFSTWGYSTTPDNLPTYGMMGGMGSGMGMGSGVMRSASPNLTYLVNGKVPSALNGNPIQPGAKLRLRLINASATESFLLQADHTNLLITHTDGNPLLKPQAVSELYMAPAERYDVILTPNQSGTWYLRSTLVGQDSIRIPFITQGQVSRSPVASVPAWSYLNLAAANGVLPEADHVFQLTLSGGMMGSSQWTINGASYPNSVPLRVRKGERIRIEMFNMSMMEHPMHLHGHTFQVTSFNGRILGSPLLKDTVDVLPMQRCTIDFIANNPGNWFFHCHNLQHMMGGLATVVEYQDYPLPHVDKWM from the coding sequence ATGACGCGACGTGAGTTTTTAGCTGCACTGGCTGGTTTTGCACTGATTGGGATTGGAGGGTACCCATTTATCCGTCGGTGGCTGTTAGCTTCTAGGGAAGAGCTTTCTTTACCGGCCAAACCTACTGTCCCGTGGAACGGACAAACGAGGAGTTTCCAGTTTGACATACGGTCCGGAGAGGTGAATTTGGGGAACGGAACAAGGTTTACCGGCTATTTAATCAACAATCAGTTTCCTGGACCGGAGATTCACGTCACCGAAGGAGATCGTGTCCAAGTCACCGTGAAGAATGGACTGGACAAACCCCTGACCGTTCATTGGCATGGTGTGAATGCTCCGAACCCGATGGATGGCGTCCCGGGCATTACACAGGATCCAATCTTACCCGGCCAACAATTTACGTATGACTTTGTGGCTTCGCCGTCGGGGACTCGTTGGTATCATTCTCACGTTTACGAGTTGGATGAAATCCCGAACGGGTTATTTGGTCCCCTCATCATTCACTCTACCTCCACTGAACCTTATCCATCGGACCGAGAACAAACCCTTATCTTCTCCACGTGGGGCTATTCGACGACACCGGACAATCTCCCTACATACGGAATGATGGGGGGTATGGGAAGTGGTATGGGGATGGGGAGCGGAGTGATGAGGTCGGCGAGTCCCAATCTAACTTATCTGGTGAATGGAAAGGTACCTTCCGCCCTGAACGGTAATCCCATTCAGCCCGGGGCCAAGTTGCGATTGAGGTTGATTAACGCCAGTGCCACGGAGTCCTTTTTGCTCCAAGCGGACCATACGAACCTGCTCATTACCCATACCGATGGAAATCCCTTGTTAAAGCCCCAAGCCGTGAGCGAACTCTACATGGCACCGGCAGAACGTTATGATGTCATTCTTACTCCGAACCAGTCGGGGACGTGGTATTTGCGTTCGACTTTAGTTGGACAAGACTCGATTCGCATTCCGTTTATCACACAAGGACAGGTCAGCCGATCTCCCGTTGCGAGTGTTCCAGCTTGGTCCTACCTGAATTTGGCTGCGGCCAATGGAGTTCTGCCAGAGGCCGACCATGTATTTCAACTGACCCTCAGCGGAGGTATGATGGGAAGCAGCCAATGGACCATCAACGGAGCTTCCTATCCAAATTCTGTACCCCTGCGCGTGAGGAAGGGTGAACGAATCCGAATTGAAATGTTCAACATGAGCATGATGGAACATCCGATGCACTTGCATGGCCACACCTTCCAGGTGACCAGTTTTAATGGGCGTATCCTGGGATCCCCGCTGTTAAAAGACACCGTAGATGTTTTGCCCATGCAACGATGTACGATTGACTTTATTGCGAACAATCCAGGAAATTGGTTCTTCCATTGCCATAACTTGCAACACATGATGGGTGGACTCGCGACGGTTGTAGAATATCAGGATTATCCACTGCCTCATGTGGATAAGTGGATGTAG